Within Anolis sagrei isolate rAnoSag1 chromosome 3, rAnoSag1.mat, whole genome shotgun sequence, the genomic segment AGACCAAGCCATGTGTGTCCTATCCCTGTACAACTCTATTAGTTATTGAAAGGTCAAGGCCTTGAAGGTTCTTACACATTGTATTTCATAAAGTGGCAGGAGTCTATCAAATGGTATTTTCAACTCACCCtattttgatacagaacatgGAAAATTTTCCTTTTgaggattacaattcccagaattccacacTCAATGGCCATGAtgtctaggggattctgggagccccCGTAAAAAAAAAGTTAACTTTTTCTAGGTCTGTTTTGAAATATGCATGAGTTTCTGGAAAATCTAAACATGATAAATGGCTAGCCCAAAGCAACACCTCTTAATAAAAGCTCTTTACCTGGTGGCTGAGTAGCCTGGCTGTTTCCAAACTGCACCGTGATGCACAAATCATTGTCAAAGGGAAACTTGTTGCAGTTGAGCATCTCAGGCCAGGGGAAGCCATAGGATTCCATGACAGGAGCGCAGGAGTCACGCACCACTTCGCAAAGTGAGCGGCATGGATAGATAGGCCGGTCGAGACAGACAGGTGCAAACAGGGAGCAGAGGAAAACTTGTGTGTCCGAGTGGCACCGCTTGGCCAGCAGAGGCACCCAGCTGCTGGCTTGCTGCTTGACCTCAGGCATGGATTCGTGCTCCAGCAGGTTAGGCAGGCGCATGCGCTTGTAGCCCACATTGTGGCAGAGCTGCATGTCAGCTGGGATGTCCACACACTGCGGCTGCTTCGTATAAAAGCGACCATGCTGGAAGTTGTCTGAGGGCCAGCTGTAGTAGTCGTACTCCTGACTCACAGATTGCGACCAGCCTTGGACTAGCACCAGCAGCAATGCACCCAGGGCATTCCTGTGGCAAGGTGACACCATGGCTCAACAGAAACTCCTCTCTGTGCTGCCTTAGTTCCTGGCTGGGGTGGGAGGTGTAATGTGGGAGAAAGTTGCTGCAGATGCCAATAGGAGTCAACACCAGCCAAGCCGAGTGAAAGCCAACACCTGACTCTTGAAACCGGGGTGCCTCGGCCTAGGAAAGCAAGCCTCTTCTCCCCAGGGTTATGGGTTTGTATCTGGCACTATCGACTGGATGGAGCTATAAAAAAGTTTAAAGTTTCTGCTCTGGGCTGTCTAGCACCACCCCCTGCAAGCGTCCAAAGCAGCCTCTTGGGGGGTGACGACAGCCAATCTTCAGCAGGCATGTTCCCCCCTCCCAAGACTGAATTGGGAGCCAGCCATGAGGATGTCCACACCTCCTACTCTGGATGGCTCCTCCAaccctccttttcttccacccccacctccttccccactttctctctctgtggTCTGATTCTTTCCTTTGCCTTACTCTTGCAAGTTTGTACACACAGCAGGGCCCACCTGGTATTAAGTACTAAATGACTTGTAGTAGTCAGCTTGAGACAGATTTGAGAAAAGGTATACTTTCCCTGTTTTGAGGGTTTACCCTTAGAGTACTATTAATAAAGTGCTCCTGACAGACAGGTCTGAGTGTGAAAGAGTATTTTTATGCCAACTCTTTTTTCAGGTATGAAAAAATCTATGCTCAGAAGGACAGGAAAACCCATTTGCAAAATTTATCCACTGAATTCACTAGGCTTTCTAATGAGCAATGAATATCTCACTTATTAAATGTTGAAATGATCAGGTaggatctgaggatgcctggcatacatgcaggcgaaacattaggagagaatgcttctggaacatggccatacagcccaaaaaacctacaacaacccagtgattccagccatgaaagccttcgacaacatgatTAGATAGGATTATGACGTTTTGGTGTTCAGAATATGAACTAATGGTCAGAATAGAGGGAAGACATTTACATCACCTTTAAATTTCCTGTCAGCTGTTGTGAGCTATCTGGGTCCTGGATCAAGGACATATGTGTTGGATTCAGGGCTATTTAGGCTGTGCCCCCAAAATGTACGCTGCTGAATCAATGGAAAACGAATCCTCCAATCAGATCCCGGTGCTAGCACAAGAACCCCTGTCCTGTATGTACTTACTAACTGTAAAAAGAACTGGCTGCAGTGGAAGGAATATTGTTTAAGAAGATgacaggaaagagggaagaacaggaaaatcagaagagaaagaaaggaaaatgccTTCCTTTAGCATAGCTGGGGACAAAGGTAaatgtttctcctgacattaagtctagtcgtgtctaactctaggggttggtgttcatttctatttctaagccaaagagccagcgttgtccgtagacatcaccaaggtcatatggccagcatggagtgctgttacctttctgcagaagtggtacctattgatctactcacgtttgcatattttcaaacttctaggttggcagaagctgggcctaacaatgggagctcaccctgctccccatattcgaactgccaaccttttggtcagcaatttcagcagctcagcggtttaacctgctgtgccaccagagggcctGCAAAAATTCCCCGTATAACTAATGGGATGAGAAATCACTCCCTTAAATTTAATTCTGACCTGTGTACAAGAGACAGCCTCACTAGGATATTGAAGAGACATCAGAGATATTATGGCACTATGGACTGATTTGTGTAAAAGTAAATGTTATAACATTTGGTGATGAAATTGGATGCCAGTGAACTTGTGGGTGCAATAAATGTGGAATGCAAAAAAGTGCTGGATTTAGTTGTCAATGCCTTTATCAACAGAGCTGGCTTCAAAGCAAATACATACATCCCCATGTATCTAATTTCTTTAGACTatatcaggcacgggcaaacttgtgccctgcagatgttttggacttcaactcccacaattcctaacagcctcaggccctttccttttcaccctcagctgcttaagtggctgagggtgaaaaggaaagggcctgaggctgttaggaattgtgggagttgaagtccaaaacacctgcagggcacAAGTTTAcccaaccctgctctatatccacactgccatataatacagtttgaaactgtacTATGTGgttagtgtagacttatataatgcagttgaactacattatatgaatctacattatATGAGTTTCAACTCCATTAAGTGCCAGTATGGGTGGGGTCTTGGCAACAGATTTGAGCAGCCATTTCGCCGGTGCCAATAATACACCATTAATTTAGGGTAATGAAAGGTATCAATTGTTGTTTCAATTGTCTGTTTCCTTATCTTTTTGTCATTCTTTTAAGAAATGTCCTTAGTCCTGATTAAAATTCGTATTATCAACTACACAAAAGCCTATCTTCTAGTGCACATTTGCTTTTCTTCTGCATACAGTGTTTACAGCTGTACGAACTAGGAGAAGTCAGGGGAAATAATTATGGGAGGGACAGCTCttacctcccttctttccttgcaGGCTATATTTGCTGAGGGCTATGGCGCTTGTCTTACATACCTTTGGAACCCTGGAAACAAGTTCAGCTGTATTTGACTCTCTTCCTCAGGGCAAGTCCATTTGAAAGTGATTTTTCTCCAGGTTTTATCAGGCCTATCATTAACCCAACCCTTGTGAGGGGGCTCCTGTTGTTAACTCCTGAAATCAATTAATAATTTTCTCTTGCAGGTGCCTTAGGTCCAGCAAGGGAAAAATCTCTAGACTTTATCACACCAATGCACTAttccactagagcagtggttcccaacttttttctgaccaggtaccacttgaccaaggatcacttgaccagggaccactctccaacattagtaccaaaagggttatgaatcagtttttggtcaactttatattcagtttggttatttgaggtgctgattcagaaaattgcattggatagaccacatcagcgctagtttctgatatagaagatatgccatccagtagtcgccatctgctcacccatagaaaaccatagttaataatctagagctgatgtctatccaatgcaattttctgaatcagcacccccaaataaccccaggaacaggtggtccacggatcacaggGTGGGAACCATTACACTAGAGTCATGTTACCATAGATAATGGATATATACTGAACATCTTTGATATTACATCTCTCTTCATTAGTACAGTAGTACTGATATGTCATTTCATAGTCCTACAATCATACTTATGCATACTCTCATAACCCTACCTTCCTCTGCTACTGTGATTCCCTCATTtttaattactatttttatttttagtgcaattGTTTAATTTCagcatttaaaacaacaaaaatgaagcTGTGATATCTATAAAAAAAGGAAGGTAGCCAGCTTGGGAATagcaagagggaggagggagggaaagagaatcaGAGAATCCCACCCCCTAAAATTATATTACTGCCAGCATGTTGGCACAGAAGTGGAGAGGGGCCATTGCACTAAGGTAGATGATGGAAACATAGTAAGGAATGGGAGCTATTGATGGATTTTCAATAGCTATGGGCAGGAGACTCCCAGGGCAGAAGCAAGGTCGTAGTGGGATGCACCCAATGTAGTGTGATACAACTGCCGACTCTTGCCGACCTTTATGAaccttttatggactttgggggGCTAACATGAATTCCCTTAGATCCTGCATGATTTCCCCTTTTCCCTATGGACTCTGTGTTTGCTCCCATACTCCATTCCCCATTCCctatatgtatgtctatataagaaaatatgaagTGAAAGCCACCTTTTCATATACCAGCAACTTGTGGCtgtttccaaacttcctgagccaataatcccctaacaaaggactcaaccagatccatttgcatggacaataagtaaaCAACTATTTGCCAGGACCTTGGAGGGCTGATAGCCAGGCCATCCAGAATAATGGGGTCTTGAGACATATTGAATCACTCAACACAAAGGACTCAACACAAAGGATAAAGGACCTGGCCTCTTGGGGCCAGACAAAAATGTTAATTCAAAAGGCAGAACAATAACTTAGACTGGGCTTGAGAGCCTGAAGCTATCGCCTGGTAATTTGGCAAACACCGGTCAGCTCAATCCTATTATTTACTCATTCCGTTCATTGTTTCCCGCCTGGCCCGCCTCCTCCCTCCCCATTGGCTGAGTGGCCGAAGCGGGGCAAGTGCTCTGATTGGATAGAACGCCCCCTCCTCCAGCCGCTCCTCCTGGCCAGCTGATACTCCAACCAATCTGCAAGAAGCCTGCTCAGGAGGCGGGTGCAGGAAGTTTGAATCTGACAGCTAAATATTGTATTTCTCTGTCGGCTCCTGGTCGCCATCCATTCCatctggaatgaaataaacaccctggtggctttccttcaacttggtga encodes:
- the SFRP5 gene encoding secreted frizzled-related protein 5; translation: MVSPCHRNALGALLLVLVQGWSQSVSQEYDYYSWPSDNFQHGRFYTKQPQCVDIPADMQLCHNVGYKRMRLPNLLEHESMPEVKQQASSWVPLLAKRCHSDTQVFLCSLFAPVCLDRPIYPCRSLCEVVRDSCAPVMESYGFPWPEMLNCNKFPFDNDLCITVQFGNSQATQPPVSKICTQCEMEHKADGIMEQMCSSDFVVKLRIKEIKKENGERRLVAAQKKKKLLKVGPLKRKDTKKLVLHMKNAGACPCPQLDDLSGSFLVMGRKVGGRLLVLAIYRWEKKNKEMKFAVKFMFSYPCSMHYPFFYGADPH